Within Psychrobacter sp. AH5, the genomic segment GTACGATTTCAACTAGCGTTGCAAAGCTAATAGCGATAACGATAAAGATGACCAACAAGCCTGTATTTTTCTCAATAATTTCATGCGGTGTACCAGCCATGATCGCTCCTTATACTTTAGCTGTCGAAGTTTGTTCGACACTAGGTTCATGATCCGTAGGGTCAGCGATATCAACAGGCTTACCTTCTGGCATCTTGACAGTACGATAGACGTTATAGGCCATAACAAACATACCAGACACGTATAACAGACCACCAAATGCACGGCCAATATAGGGGAAATGAGAGAACTCAACCGTATCTACAAAGCTATATACCAAAGTACCGTCTGGGTTAGTGGCAAGCCACATCATGCCTTGACCGATACCTGAGATCCACATCGAGACGATATAGAAAATAGTACCTGCTGTCGCAAGCCAGAAGTGAGTAGTGATAAGGCTGATTGAGTACATTTTTGGCTTGTTATAAATACGTGGTAGTAGTACGTATAGCGAACCAATAGTAATCATACCTACCCAGCCAAGTGCACCTGAGTGTACGTGACCTACTGTCCAGTCGGTATTATGTGAGAGCGCGTTGACTGTCTTAATAGACATCATTGGACCCTCAAAAGTAGACATTGCATAGAATGACAATGCTACAATCATAAAGCGAATGATCGGATCGGTACGCAGCTTATCCCAGCTACCTGATAAGGTTAGAACACCGTTAATCATACCACCCCAAGAAGGTGCGAATAGAATGATTGAGAACACCATAGCTAACGACTGAGTCCAGTCTGGTAGCGCTGAATAGTGTAGATGGTGACCACCTGCCCACATATATGAAGCAATCAATGCCCAAAAGTGAACGATAGAGAGGCGATAAGAATAAATAGGACGACCAATCTGTACCGGAACGAAATAGTACATCATACCCAAGAAGGCCGCAGTTAGGTAGAAACCTACCGCGTTATGTCCGTACCACCACTGCACCATGGCATCAGTTGCACCGCCAAATAATGAATATGACTTAAAGGCACCAACAGGAATCGCCATACTATTGACGATATGCAGTAAAGCAATCGTAATAATAAAAGCAGCAAAGAACCAGTTAGCCACATAAATATGCGAGGTTTTACGTTTGATAAGAGTACCAAAGAAAACAATGGCATAAGAGACCCATACCAAAGCAATCAAGATATCGATTGGCCACTCAAGCTCAGCATATTCTTTAGTCGTCGTTATACCTAGCGGCAAAGTGATAACTGCGGCTACGATAACCGCTTGCCAACCCCAAAAGGTAAACCAAGCTAGGTACGGTGCAAATAGTCTAGTCTTACAAGTACGCTGAACAATATAGTAGGAAGTTGCGAACAGGGCACAGCCACCGAACGCAAAAATGACCGCATTGGTGTGCAGTGGTCTTAGGCGACTAAATGTCAGCCATGGAATGTCAAAGTTAAGTGCTGGCCACGCCAATTGCGATGCCAAGAACACACCAAGACTCATTCCGACAATACCCCAAACGACAGTCATAATCGTAAAGAATCTTACGATAGTGATCTCGTACTCGCGGTCAACTGGGGCGACTGCTGTGTTTTGTAAACTCATTGGATGATTCCTTTACAGCCTAAATTATCAACAGAATTAACTAAATCTCCGAGTATCTAAACCATAACAAAGCTAAAGTCTAAAAGGCAATGTCATAAAATAGATAGGGATTGCGGCACATGCTGTCATCAGGATTATCTATCACTGTAACGGTGTATTAACTAGTGAGCCAAACGTTGCTATCTCGGTACTTACTAAGCTAAATGAACACTTGTAAAGTAAGCAATGATTAGACAAAGTTAGGATGATTAATATATCGTTAAAGTTAATTATAAATAATAGTATTTAGATCTGAATCACTCAGTAGTTATCTCTACATCAGACACTAACTATCGACCAAAATACAGGCTGACATTAATCTGCAATAAAAGCTGTTAAGGAACAGATAGATGCTAGCGGCTGCTGACAAAAACATGTGGAGGTAACGTTTAGTTAAAACTCCCGACTCTGTTTAAGGGTATTGTAACGCAATATTAATAAAATATCATCAGAACTATGTGTCAAAATACAAAATCTTTGGTAAATAATTTATCTGACAACTTATTATAATAACCCATTGAAGTATCACAGTATTAACAAGCATCTATTTGATATTAAAATAATTATATTAAATTATTTTGAAATTAACACAGCATTACAGCGACTGGTTTGACGATCATTTTTACTCTAAATATTTTGTAAAAAATGCCTAGGGATAGTCAAGAGTTAGGCGTTTTTTATAGTCACATAGAGGTAACTAATTGTAAAAGAACGCTGATAGTTAAGTTTTATACCTAAAGTCTATGATTAAGTTTTTTGTTACAGTTTAGCAATCAATGCTAGTATTAGCTTTTATTTCTCTTTAATCTGAGCCCTATACCGCAAAATAAATTTTTATTACAATAATCGCAATTTAATATATGATTGTAGAGACTATGATCGTTGCACTAGGCAATGACTGTATTATAACTTCTGTCTCAATTCAACCTATTGAGGCAATTAGTGGTCTACAATGAGTATTTACTAAGGATAATGATATGGCTGTTTTTTTGACCGATACCTGGTTTGAGCAAGTTGAGCAAATGGGTAATGAAGCAGGTGAGCTCAATCTGCCACCAGCGCTAGCGGATATGGTGATTAACCTAAAAGTCACTGATGATAATGAAGTTATCGAAAGTAACTATGCTAATGGTCTGCTCCATAAAGGCTTAAATTCTGAGGCAACCACGACGCTACTGCTTGATCGTAGTACGCTACAGTCTATCATCACAGATTTCGACATGAACGAGATTATGGGCGCCTTTATGAGTGGTAAGATTCGTGTAGAAGGCGATATGTCGCAGTTGATGGCTTTGCAAACGGCGCGCCCGAGTACTGAGCAAAAAGAGCTATTCAAAAATATCAAATCAATAACCACTTTAGCTTAAGCTATTTTGCGGTACAAAAAGGCCCCTATATGAACTAGGGGCTTTTTCGATGATAACCATAACAGGCGCAGGCTATGGCTTTATTGCTCTAGCTTTATGCTTGAAGCTGTTGATTTTCTTTATAAATCGCCGCTTGTAGCCAAATATTGGCTTGGACGTAGTCGTGCACCTCGATAGCTTGAGTCTCATCAGTGAGACAAGCGCCGATACGCACTACAAAAGGCTGAGTATCTTGTTCACGCAGTATCACCACATCAAACAAAATGATAGGCTTATTATTAAAGACAGTTTGCTGCTTGCCTAGAACTTGTCCTTGACACCAAGCTTCATCCTCTTGTCCTAGAGTATCGCCAAATAGATAGGCGCACATGTGACCGAGATTGATCTCTACCGGTGCCATTTGCTCCTTGGTCTCTGGACGCCAAGCTTTGATCTGCTCCTGCAAATCATCGGGTATTTTGCCATCATTAGCGGCGACAATGTCGTTAAAAGCGCGGTGATAACGAATAGCTTCCTCGTCTTCAACTCTGATCACCTCATTTTGTTCACTAATAGAGATCTCATGCGCCCAAGCACTGAAATTGACAAAATAAGTAGTTCCTTGCTCATACAAATGACGGTTAGGAGTATAGAGCTGATCAAAAGCATAAACAATACTGCCATCGCTGCCACGCAGTCTTAATACTGCATCATGCGAGTTTTCATTAACTATTACCCGCTCGATTTTACAGGTCATACCATAAGGACTATCCACACAAGGATAAGCGTTGATAAAACGCTCCGGTCGACCCTCTTTCATCGCTAATACTTGATTGATATGACAAGGCTTGTTTTCAGATAATAGCAGGCAGCTATCTTGAGCACTAACATTACCATTAAGGCCTTTAGGCATAGTAGCGTGATCTATCATTTGCTGTAACCATTCAGGCACATCCTGACTCATATCGCTAGTCAAAATACGCCAGTGATCGGCGTGACCTGCGGTTTGTTCGTCAGATAAAGTGATTTTGGTAGGGGATTGTACGTTTTTATAATGATAATTAATGGTCATAGAGATACTCAAACTTAGCTCAGTGGTGAAGTTGGAACAGCAAGCTGTAATAATTAATAAACGCAACTAATGCAGTAAGCCATTAGCTTAGGGGTATATAATACCTCCGCTAAAACTATTGCCTCATAGCTACTAATACTTTATCAAGCCAGCTACCAAACCATGATAATGGGTTAATGACATTCGTCTTTAGCATATAATATATAGGTATGCAGGCAAACAATAGCAAGCCTGAGTATAAAAATAATATCAAACAGCGAAGTTTTATCGAAAAACCGTGATAGTTTATGCTAATCGTTGGCATATTTTGAGGAAACTATGTCAAACTATCCCCCTTTTATCAGAGTGTGATTATCTCTGTAGTATGATTATTGATGCACTAAACTAATAGATCCGTCTAAAACCATGTTTATATACCTGTTTATTGGGCTATAGTCGCTTTTTTGTGGCTATTAAAAGTCAGTATATATAGAGGTATGTGAATAAGATAAAGAGTTTGACTATGTTTCGTCCTTTAGCATTATTTATTGGCCTGCGTTATACCCGAGCTGAGCGCAGTAACCGCTTTATCTCCTTTATATCGCTGATCTCTATGATAGGTTTGACGCTTGGAGTTGCGGTACTTATCACCGTATTATCGGTGATGAATGGCTTTGATCGCGAGCTCAAAACTCGCATACTAGGTATGGTGCCACAAGCGACCGTAACCTCAGCTGAGGTCATTAGTGATTGGCAGCCGCTTGCAGATCGTATCAAAGCTGAAGATCCAGAAGTGGCAGCAGTGGCTCCTTTTATTCAGTTGCAAGGAATGCTGACCTCAAATGGTCAAGTAGCCGGAATCATGGTCACTGGTATCGACCCTGAGTACGAAAAAAATGTCTCTATTATCAATAATCACATGACAGAAGGCAGCATCGACACCTTAAAAGATGGCGACTTCGCTATCGTATTAGGGTTGGAGATGGTGCAGTCGCTTGGGCTTAATATCGGCGATAAGGTGACTTTGGTATTGCCTGAAGCTTCGCCATCACCAGCCGGCGTTATCCCTAGGTTTAAGCGCTTTACCTTGACAGGTATCTTTGATATCAGTCCTGATGTTAATACTCTAGCGGCCTTTATTCCGATGAACGATGCGGCAAAGCTGCTCAGGCTACCGGCTGGCGCGCAAGGTATTCGCTTAAAGCTAGATGATATCTTCCAAGCCCCCATTGCGGCGCAAAAAGCGGCTAGCATCGCGCCCGCTCAGCTTTATCCGAGCGACTGGACACAAACCCATGGTAATTTATTTGGGGCTATCCAGATGGAAAAAGCGATGGTTGGTTTACTGCTCTTTCTAATTATTTTAGTCGCCGCCTTCAACATTGTTTCAAGTCTTGTGATGTTAGTGACCGATAAAAAAGCTGATATTGCTATTTTAAAGACCTTTGGTGCCTCACCGCGCTTGATTACGCAAGTATTTATGGTGCAAGGGGTAGTGATAGGGGTTATTGGAACGGTGGCAGGAACGATATTGGGTATTATATTTGCGCTTACGGTCAGCGATATTTTGGGCTTTATTAATCAAGTTTTCGGTCTGAATCTATTTGATGCCTATTTTGTCAATTATCTGCCTTCACAATTACGTTTAGCCGATGTGGTATTGATTACAGGCGCCTCTTTTGTCCTCAGCTTTTTGGCGACAATTTATCCAGCGCGCCGAGCGGCTAAAATTCAACCGGCACAAACGCTACGTTATGAGTAGCCAAGCCTGTACTGAGCTATTACACGGTCATCTATAGCCTACGTAAACATATCGAAGTAGTCGAGGGTGAATATATAGCAACTGTAAGCAATTAAAGAATAAAGGAAGCGGAATGTCAGCTATTTTGAAGGCAAGCAATATCAGTAAGATCTATGATGAAGGGGCGGTACACACTC encodes:
- the ccoN gene encoding cytochrome-c oxidase, cbb3-type subunit I, with the protein product MSLQNTAVAPVDREYEITIVRFFTIMTVVWGIVGMSLGVFLASQLAWPALNFDIPWLTFSRLRPLHTNAVIFAFGGCALFATSYYIVQRTCKTRLFAPYLAWFTFWGWQAVIVAAVITLPLGITTTKEYAELEWPIDILIALVWVSYAIVFFGTLIKRKTSHIYVANWFFAAFIITIALLHIVNSMAIPVGAFKSYSLFGGATDAMVQWWYGHNAVGFYLTAAFLGMMYYFVPVQIGRPIYSYRLSIVHFWALIASYMWAGGHHLHYSALPDWTQSLAMVFSIILFAPSWGGMINGVLTLSGSWDKLRTDPIIRFMIVALSFYAMSTFEGPMMSIKTVNALSHNTDWTVGHVHSGALGWVGMITIGSLYVLLPRIYNKPKMYSISLITTHFWLATAGTIFYIVSMWISGIGQGMMWLATNPDGTLVYSFVDTVEFSHFPYIGRAFGGLLYVSGMFVMAYNVYRTVKMPEGKPVDIADPTDHEPSVEQTSTAKV
- a CDS encoding alkyl sulfatase C-terminal domain-containing protein, yielding MAVFLTDTWFEQVEQMGNEAGELNLPPALADMVINLKVTDDNEVIESNYANGLLHKGLNSEATTTLLLDRSTLQSIITDFDMNEIMGAFMSGKIRVEGDMSQLMALQTARPSTEQKELFKNIKSITTLA
- a CDS encoding lipoprotein-releasing ABC transporter permease subunit, whose translation is MFRPLALFIGLRYTRAERSNRFISFISLISMIGLTLGVAVLITVLSVMNGFDRELKTRILGMVPQATVTSAEVISDWQPLADRIKAEDPEVAAVAPFIQLQGMLTSNGQVAGIMVTGIDPEYEKNVSIINNHMTEGSIDTLKDGDFAIVLGLEMVQSLGLNIGDKVTLVLPEASPSPAGVIPRFKRFTLTGIFDISPDVNTLAAFIPMNDAAKLLRLPAGAQGIRLKLDDIFQAPIAAQKAASIAPAQLYPSDWTQTHGNLFGAIQMEKAMVGLLLFLIILVAAFNIVSSLVMLVTDKKADIAILKTFGASPRLITQVFMVQGVVIGVIGTVAGTILGIIFALTVSDILGFINQVFGLNLFDAYFVNYLPSQLRLADVVLITGASFVLSFLATIYPARRAAKIQPAQTLRYE